The proteins below come from a single Neospora caninum Liverpool complete genome, chromosome IX genomic window:
- a CDS encoding putative ubiquitin-activating enzyme, producing the protein MTAEGQEDMENPTGKLTRNVKERQEARDETISRLRDTHVLVVGAGGLGCEVLKCLCLSGFRRIDVIDMDTIHVTNLHRQFLFRDKHVGRPKAQVAAEALNAQYAHLNVHVTGHVGRLEEKNEDFYRQFHIIVSGLDSIEARRWLNAMVHSLAETGEDGEVDLSSCIPLLDGGSEGLKGQARCIFPFVTSCFECSLQSFPPQTTYPLCTLAETPRLPEHCIEYAMLVLWTQQFPGREFDADDTEHLQWVYERAKQRAETFKIPGVTYRLALGVTKRIIPAVASTNAIIAAMLVEEALKIATFCVCSSHDARVAGLDSPSPTPSGPSTSSPSSSCEQSSEERKKFDSLLHEDRLLAESQPSSCPSSSLCGGDPESGVPGEREESASTQTQEGLKSMRELESPRVASALHDEDAPGDAPDDGGGGRRREATNGTPGAEELSGVQNYIMYMGETGIYTHTFEYAKKPAVLFLQKPPQLRRQLEANLPKTLRELAEADLLKEGEELLVTDAALPSTLRLRLFFESKVPA; encoded by the exons ATGACGGCAGAGGGCCAGGAAGACATGGAGAACCCGACTGGGAAGCTAACGCGAAATGTcaaggaaagacaagaagcGCGTGATGAG ACAATCAGCAGACTGCGAGACACACATGTTCTTGTCGTCGGTGCCGGAGGCCTAG GCTGCGAGGTGCTGAAGTGCCTCTGTTTGTCGGGCTTCCGCCGAATCGACGTCATCGACATGGACACGATTCACGTGACCAATCTTCACAGACAGTTTCTCTTCCGGGACAAGCATGTGGGGCGTCCGAAGGCGCAAGTGGCTGCTGAGGCGCTGAATGCGCAGTATGCCCACCTCAATGTGCATGTGACAGG GCATGTGGGTCGCCtagaggagaagaacgaggactTCTACCGCCAGTTCCACATCATCGTTTCGGGGCTCGACAGCATCGAAGCTCGCCGGTGGCTGAACGCCATGGTCCACAGTCTG gcggaaacaggcgaagacggagaagtgGATTTGAGCTCGTGCATTCCGCTCCTGGATGGAGGCAGCGAGGGCCTCAAGGGGCAAGCACGGTGCATCTTCCCCTTCGTGACCTCCTGCTTCGAGTGCTCACTTCAGAGTTTTCCGCCACAG aCCACCTACCCGCTGTGCACGCttgcggagacgccgcggctTCCCGAGCACTGCATCG AGTACGCCATGCTCGTTTTGTGGACGCAGCAGTTCCCCGGCCGCGAATTT GATGCAGACGACACTGAGCATCTGCAGTGGGTCTACGAGCGTGCGAAGCAACGAGCGGAGACATTCAAAATTCCAGGCGTCACCTATCGCTTGGCGCTCGGCGTCACGAAA CGCATTATTCCTGCAGTTGCCAGCACGAACGCGATCATCGCCGCCATGCTCGTTGAAGAGGCGCTGAAAATCGCGACTTTCTGCGTTTGCAGTTCACACGACGCTCGCGTCGCTGGTCTCGACTCTCCGTCTCCGACCCCCTCTGGGCCTTCgacttcgtctccctcgtcgtcttGTGAGCAGAGCtcagaagagcggaagaagttCGACAGTCTTCTTCACGAAGACCGGCTGCTTGCGGAGTCTCAGCCTTCCTCTtgcccgtcttcgtcgctctgtGGAGGGGACCCTGAATCTGGCGTCCCCGgtgaacgggaagaaagcgcgtCGACGCAAACGCAGGAAGGACTGAAGAGCATGCGAGAGCTGGAGTCGCCTCGCGTTGCCTCTGCTTTGCATGACGAAGACGCACCGGGAGATGCCCCAGACGACGGAGGAGGAGGGCGCAGAAGGGAAGCGACTAACGGCACCCCCGGCGCAGAGGAGTTATCTGGCGTTCAAAATTACATCATGTACATGGGCGAGACCGGCATCTACACGCATACCTTTGAGTATGCGAAGAAACCG GCggttctttttctgcagaaACCACCTCAGCTTCGCCGGCAGTTGGAGGCGAACCTACCCAAGACTCTGCG aGAGCTCGCGGAGGCAGACCTGCtcaaagaaggagaagagctCCTCGTCACTGACGCCGCCCTGCCATCGAcactgcgcctgcgtcttttcttcgaaTCAAAAGTACCTGCGTAA